GAGGAACACCGCCGCGTCCGCGACGTCTCCGTCCGTCGCCAGCTCCGGCAGCGCCATCCGGTCTGTCAGCCTGCCCAGCACCGCCGCCTCCGACACGCCTTCCGACTCCGCCGCGAACTGCACGTACGCCCGCACCGGCGGCCCCCACATCCAGCCGGGCAGCACGGTGTTGACCCGGATCCGGTACGGTCCGAGCTCCCGCGCGAGCGAGTACATCGCACTCGTCAGCGCCCCCTTCGACGCCGCGTACGCCGCCTGCCGCACCTGCGAGGGGGCCGCCACCGCCGACTGCGTCCCGACGAACACGACGGATCCACCGTCCTGTTTGAGCGACGGCAGACAGGCCCGGGTCATCCGCAGCGTGCCCAGCAGGTTCACGTCGAGGACGGACCGCCAGGCCTCGAAGTCGGCGTCCTCCAGCCCGCCGAAGTGACTGTCGAGCGCGGCCACATGAACGACGGCGTCGATCCCTCCGAACCGCGCCAGCGCCACCTCCGCCAGCGCCTCGCACTGCGCCTCGTCGGAGATGTCCGTGGCGCGGTACGCGGTGCGCGCCCCGCCGGGGTCGACCTCGGCGGCCGTCTTCGCCAGGCTCGCCTCCGTGCGGGCCCCGAGCACGGCCCGCCCGCCGTCCCGCACGACGGCCGCCGCGACCTGCCGTCCGAGGCCGGCCCCGACCCCCGACACGACGACCGTCTTCCCCGCGAGCAGTGACATGACAGGACCTCCCCGGACCGGACCCTGGTGTTCTATCTGACGGAGCGTCAGAGTATGAGCCTGCCTCCGACGAAGGGGAAGGGCATGAGCGAGGACACCCGCAGCGAGCTGTACGCCGAACTGGCCGCCGTCGGCCCCTACGGCACCCACCCCGGGCACGCCCTCATCACCATGGTCGAGCCGCATCCCGGCCACGAGTACGCCTACAACCGCTGGTACGAGGACGACCACTACTACGCCGGTGCGATGGCCATGCCCTGGATGTACGCGGGCCGCCGCTGGGTGGCGACGCGGGAGCTCCAACTCCTGCGCTACCCCGAGAAGTCGGCGATCGCCCAGCCGGTCACCGCCGGCTGCTACCTCTCCACGTACTGGATCACCGCGGGCCGCTACGACGACCACATGCGCTGGACGGTCGCCATCAACAAGCGCCTCAACCGGGACGCCCGCGTCTACCACGACCGCACGCACGTCCTCACGGCGTTCCAGAACCACGAGGCGACGGTGTACCGCGACGGAGCGGCCGGCCCCCGCGACGTCCACGCCCTCGACCACCCCTACGCCGGCCTGGTCCTCCAGGTCGTCGAGGCGGACACCCCCGAGCAGCGCGCCACCCTCCTGGAGTGGCTGCGCACCCGGCACCTCCCCCAGCGACTGGCGGGTTCCCCGGCCGCGCTGGTGACGGTCTTCAGCCCGACGCCCCTCCCCGGCGACCGCATGACGTACGTGAAACAGGTCGAGGGGGTCGACACCCGTCTGACGCTGCTGTGGTTCCTCCAGACGGACCCGAGGGAGTGCTGGGACGCCTGCTTCACGGACCTCGACGCGGCGGTGACGGAGTCGGGCCTGGGCGGGGTGGAGCTGGTGGCGCCGTTCATCCCGACGGTGCCGGGCACGGACACGTTCGTGGACCGGCTCCGCTGAGCCCGGCGGCTACCCTTCGTTGACATGAAGCGCGCCTGGCCCCTGCCGGTACTGCTGCTGCTCTGTGGCTCGGCCGGGGCGGCGGGGCTGGTCCGCACGGGGAGCACCGGTGCGGCCGTGGCCCTGCTCCTGGTGTTCCTCCTCCTCGCGGCCGCGCACTCGCCGCTTGTCTTTCCCCGGCCGGCCGGCGCTCTGGAGGCGGAGCGGCGCAGCGCGGCCGACGGCCGCCCGGTCGTCTACTGGCGGCCGGGCTGCACGTACTGCCTCCGGCTGCGCATCCGCCTGGGGCGGGATGCCCGCCGGTTGCACTGGGTCGACATCTGGCGGGACCCGGCCGGGGCCGCGGCGGTGCGCGCGGCCAACCAGGGCGACGAGACCGTGCCGACCGTCGTCGTGGCGGGCCGGGCACACACCAACCCCGACCCGGCGTGGGTGCGCGAGCAGCTCACAGGGTGAACAGACCGGCCGCGTTGTCGTGGCACACGGCCCGGAGCCACTCGTCGCCGAGGCCCAGGCGTTCCAGGGCCTGGAGCTGGTGCAGGTACGGGTAGGGGATGTTGGGGAAGTCGGAGCCGAACAGGATGCGGTCGCCGAGTGCGGCGAACCGGGGCAGGGCCCGGCGCGGGTACGGCATGAAGTCCTCGGTGAAGTCCGTGAACGCCATGGTCGTGTCCAGCCGCACCTGGTGGTACCGCTCGGCGAGGCCGAGGAACTCGTCGTACTCGGGCATGCCCATGTGGGCGACGATCAGCCGTAGCTTCGGGTGCCGCGCCAGCACCCGCGCGACGGGCTCGGGGCCGGTGTGCTTGCCGGGCGCGGGCCCGGAGCCGCAGTGGATCACCACGGGTGTCCCCGCCTCGGCCAGCGCACCCCACGCAGGGTCGAGACGCTCGTCGGCCGGGTCGTACGCGCCCACCTGCACATGGGCCTTGAACACGCGCGCCCCCGCTTCGACGGCCTCACGGACGTAACTCTCGACGTCGGGCTCGGGGTAGAGGGTGGCGGTGTGCAGGCAGTCGGGGGTACGGCGGGCGAAGTCGGCCGCCCAGCCGTTCAGCCACCTCGCCATGCCGGGCTTGTGCGGGTAGAGCATCGAGGTGAAGGCCCGCACGCCGAAGTCCCGCAGCAGTGCCGCCCTCTCCACCTCCTCCTTCCGGTACGTGATCGGCCACTGCATCCCGCCGATCAGCGGCCCGTTGGTGTCGAAGTAGTCCCACACCTTGTGCAGGACCCGCTCGGGCATGAAGTGGGTGTGGACGTCGATCAGTCCGGGGAGCCCGAGCCGGCCCCAGAACCGGCGGATCTCACGGGCCTCCTCGGACGCCCTGCGCTGCTCACTCATGCCGCCCACGATCGGCCCTGGTGAGGCACTGGAGCGACCCTTCGGTACAGGGGCCCGGTGAGGGATCCGTCACACGGCCCGGGCCGGTACGGATGAGGTTGGATGACAGGGCACGAAGCAGTCGCTTCGTGGTGGACCAGAGCCAGGAGTGCGGGCCCGGTGGACCGTATGGGCGAGATGGTGGCGAGGAACCGCTGCCCGGGGCGGGGCGTGTTCTCTCAGTTCTGGGCGAGGGGCGTTTCAGGAGTCTCGTTCGGCTCGTCGGTCTCCTCGCGCTCCTTTTTCAGGGCGAGTTCCCGCGCAAGCTTTTCCGAGTACAGCCTCATTTCCGCTTCTTTGCGCTCGTCGAACACGGACGTCTCCTTTGCGTGCAGGGGTTTTTGAAGGGGTGCTACAGGGGGAAAATGAGAGACCGGTCAGGCAGAAACGCGCTGGCACCGGGGACGGCTGTGGTCCGGGAGCGCATGTGCCGACAGGTGGCAGGATTCATCGGGGATCAGCCGCCGCACCATCGCACACCTCCCAGGTAATAACTCGACCGGAGCACAAGCCTCTTGACTCGGATATTACCCGACGGGCCGGGATCGCGTCACGACCCGATTACGCTTACACACAGGTAATTCGCATGCCGTTCACCCGGCGAGTACCGGGGCCAGTACCGCGCGGTCGGTATCCGAAAGCCGTTCCAGGGCCTCGGAATTCAGTTCCCGTACGCGTTCCACATCGGCCCGGGCCTCCTCCGTCCGCCCTGTGACGGCGTGCAGCACAGCCCGGCGGCACAGTGCCCAGACGTAGCCCGGGCGCATCTCCACCGCCCGGTTCAGGTCGGCCAGCGCCTCCACGTGGCGGCCGAGGCCGGCCAGGGACGCGCCCCGGCTCGCGTACGCCGACGTGTACGCGGGGTCCAGGGCCAGCGCGATGTCGAGGTCGGCGACCGCCTCCGCGTCGCGGCCGGCGGCGCGCAGCGTGTCGCCGCGTGCGCAGCGGGCCCAGGGCCAGTCGGGGTTCAGGGCCAGGGCCTGGTCGAGGTCGGCCAGTTGGCGGCGGGGATCGCCCAGCGCGCGCCACACCCGGGCGCGGCGGGCGAGTGCCCAGGCGTAGTCCGGGTCGAGGTCCAGGGCCCGGCCCAGGTCGGCGAGGGCCGCGTCCTGGTCTCCGGCGCGCTCGTGCGTGGCGCCCCGGGAGGCCCAGGCGAACTCCAGGGCCGGGTCGAGGCGGATGGCGTCGGTCAGATCCCGGAGCGCGTCGGCGTCGCGTCCGGCGATCCGGTGGTGTTCACCGCGCAGGGCGACGTACCAGGCGTTGCCCGGTTCCAGCGCGACGGCTCGGTCCAGGTCGGCGATCGCCCCGTCGTGGTCGCCCAGGTCTCCCCGGATCCCGGACCGGTTCCGGTGCGCGACGGCCGACTCCGGGTCCAGGGCGACGGCCCGGTCGTACTCGGTGAGGGCCTGCGCGTACGCGCCGTCGCCGCGCAGTGCGTCGCCCCGGACGATCCGGGCCCTGGCCTGAGTCCGTGTGTCGAGTCCCGCACGGCGCAGCAGCAGCCCGAGTGCGGCGGTGACCCCTTCCGTTTCGAGGGCCGCCGTCAGTTCGGTGCCCCACCGGGACGCCGCCTCCGCGTCCGCGTCCACTCCGGCGTCCAGCAGCGCACGGGCCCACCTCCCGGCCGCTCCCGCACCCGCCTCGCACGCCTGGACGAAGTCCCGCAACGCCTGCGGCAGCGCGTCCCGTTCCCCGGCGCACAGCAGGTGGTACGTCTCCTCCAGCCGCAGCTCCCGCCACGTCTGGTCCGCCCAGAGTTCACCGGTGGCGCGGCCTGCCGCGGTCTCCTCCCGCCAGCTCCTGAACAACCCCGCCAGCGCGCGGTGCCGCCGCGCCCACCCCCGTGGGGACCGGCGGCGTTCCGCGCGCAGCATCGGTGCCCGCACGACGTCGTGGTAGCGCAGGCGTTCTCCGTCGCGGTCGGTGACGAACGGCATCCCCCGCAGCCACGACCAGACGTGCTCCAGATCATCCTCCGGGCACTCCGCCA
This is a stretch of genomic DNA from Streptomyces hawaiiensis. It encodes these proteins:
- a CDS encoding SDR family oxidoreductase, whose amino-acid sequence is MSLLAGKTVVVSGVGAGLGRQVAAAVVRDGGRAVLGARTEASLAKTAAEVDPGGARTAYRATDISDEAQCEALAEVALARFGGIDAVVHVAALDSHFGGLEDADFEAWRSVLDVNLLGTLRMTRACLPSLKQDGGSVVFVGTQSAVAAPSQVRQAAYAASKGALTSAMYSLARELGPYRIRVNTVLPGWMWGPPVRAYVQFAAESEGVSEAAVLGRLTDRMALPELATDGDVADAAVFLASDRARAITGQSLLVNAGELMR
- a CDS encoding glutaredoxin domain-containing protein, with protein sequence MKRAWPLPVLLLLCGSAGAAGLVRTGSTGAAVALLLVFLLLAAAHSPLVFPRPAGALEAERRSAADGRPVVYWRPGCTYCLRLRIRLGRDARRLHWVDIWRDPAGAAAVRAANQGDETVPTVVVAGRAHTNPDPAWVREQLTG
- a CDS encoding amidohydrolase family protein, with the translated sequence MSEQRRASEEAREIRRFWGRLGLPGLIDVHTHFMPERVLHKVWDYFDTNGPLIGGMQWPITYRKEEVERAALLRDFGVRAFTSMLYPHKPGMARWLNGWAADFARRTPDCLHTATLYPEPDVESYVREAVEAGARVFKAHVQVGAYDPADERLDPAWGALAEAGTPVVIHCGSGPAPGKHTGPEPVARVLARHPKLRLIVAHMGMPEYDEFLGLAERYHQVRLDTTMAFTDFTEDFMPYPRRALPRFAALGDRILFGSDFPNIPYPYLHQLQALERLGLGDEWLRAVCHDNAAGLFTL
- a CDS encoding tetratricopeptide repeat protein, with protein sequence MQELIRQRGRAGFVGRSAERAAFRANFGTAPHDERHRFRFHLHGNAGVGKTFLLREWEHIAREQGALTAYVDDSAGSVPEVMAEISRQFAAQGRRLKELDRLLAAHRERRHEAELAALALLDTQPEENGPSAGGRMVARAGVVAAGMVPVVGPLAGMLDAEQLAHVADRLRASLITRFRNHEDLQLVLAPEQVLTPVLLRELSDAAEPWIALFLDTYERTGPYLDPWLHETMTTDRHGGTPATTVVATAGRTPLDPARWGGLADFVTDLPLAPFTETEARGLLAAKGVTAEPVVEEVLRLTGGLPVLVSTLAESRPADPDDVGDPSATAVDRFLKWEENPARRAAALACALPRRLDGDVFRAVAECPEDDLEHVWSWLRGMPFVTDRDGERLRYHDVVRAPMLRAERRRSPRGWARRHRALAGLFRSWREETAAGRATGELWADQTWRELRLEETYHLLCAGERDALPQALRDFVQACEAGAGAAGRWARALLDAGVDADAEAASRWGTELTAALETEGVTAALGLLLRRAGLDTRTQARARIVRGDALRGDGAYAQALTEYDRAVALDPESAVAHRNRSGIRGDLGDHDGAIADLDRAVALEPGNAWYVALRGEHHRIAGRDADALRDLTDAIRLDPALEFAWASRGATHERAGDQDAALADLGRALDLDPDYAWALARRARVWRALGDPRRQLADLDQALALNPDWPWARCARGDTLRAAGRDAEAVADLDIALALDPAYTSAYASRGASLAGLGRHVEALADLNRAVEMRPGYVWALCRRAVLHAVTGRTEEARADVERVRELNSEALERLSDTDRAVLAPVLAG